From the genome of Nocardia sp. NBC_01503, one region includes:
- a CDS encoding VOC family protein, with protein MSGDGLGLLSYAQTRVLVDDFAPSYRFYRETLGLPLKHQDESGLEPVDGPYACFVAGDADLALFQRAFMEAAVGAEHRPREGVDAVVVVLRVADVDAAAEVLESRGAELAAAPVYQEAWGMRVAHLRAPEGTLIELCQYDG; from the coding sequence ATGTCCGGTGACGGCCTGGGACTGCTCTCGTACGCCCAAACCCGCGTCCTGGTAGACGATTTCGCACCCAGCTATCGCTTCTACCGCGAGACGCTCGGCCTCCCGCTCAAGCATCAGGACGAGTCCGGCCTCGAACCCGTCGACGGCCCCTATGCCTGCTTCGTCGCCGGTGACGCCGACCTCGCGCTGTTCCAGCGCGCCTTCATGGAGGCCGCGGTCGGGGCCGAGCACCGCCCGCGCGAGGGTGTCGACGCCGTGGTGGTCGTACTGCGCGTCGCCGATGTCGATGCCGCCGCCGAGGTGCTGGAGAGCCGGGGTGCGGAACTCGCCGCCGCGCCGGTCTATCAGGAAGCCTGGGGCATGCGCGTGGCCCATCTGCGCGCCCCCGAAGGCACCCTCATCGAGCTCTGCCAGTACGACGGCTGA